Within the Emticicia oligotrophica DSM 17448 genome, the region GAGAAACATGACCATTACTGGTTATTTCACCACTCAAACTGGTTTTGATGTATTAGGTTATGTTGGAAATCGTCCGAATCAATGGGATGGTGTACCACAAGATGTTTTAGACAAATATGGTTTAAAATATGACCCACTTTATGATAAGAAAGATTAATTCTTAATCAATTAATTATAGAAAAAGGCTCGGTAGATAAATCTACTGAGCCTTTTTAATGATACCTTAAACAAACGTCGGCATGGCTTGAAGCCATGCCGACGTTATAAAGCGATATTATTTTCTACAACAAAGCCCTATCTAAATGCACATAACCACCATCCACATGAATCAGTTGGCCAGTGGTGTGGCTAGATTTATCCGACAATAAAAATACCACCATATTGGCAATTTCTTCAGAAGTTGTCATTCGGTTTTCTAATGGAATTTTTGAGTTGATTTTTGCCAAAGTCTCTTCTGGATTTGGCAGAGTTTTTATCCACTTTTCGTAAAGAGGCGTATAACATTCTGCCACGATAAGAGCATTTACTCTAATTCCGTATTTTAATAATTCTACTGCCCACTCACGGGTAAGGGCATTTCGCCCACCATTGGCTGCCGCATAAGCCGATGTTCCACCTTGTCCTGTTTCAGCGGTTTTTGAGGTAATATTCACAATTGAGCCTTTTGATGCCTTCAGGGCAGGTAAGGCATGATGCACAATTAAGTAGTAATGAATAAGGTTTTTATGTAAAGATTCTACAAAACGCTCATAGTTACCATTTTCGAGGCCAACGCCATCGTTCACCCCTGCATTATTCACGATACCATCTATCCTACCAAACTTTTGCATAATTTCCTGAATAGCCTTTTCACAATCTACTGGCACAGAGAGTTCAGCCACTACTTGCTCACATGCTTGGCCTAGTGCCTTTATTTCATTGACAAGTTTGAGGTTATCCTCTTCATTTCGGCCAATAATGACAGGGGTTGCCCCTTCCGCTGCTAAAACTCTTACAATTCC harbors:
- a CDS encoding SDR family oxidoreductase, which encodes MNLNLDSKVIIVTGGAKGIGEGIVRVLAAEGATPVIIGRNEEDNLKLVNEIKALGQACEQVVAELSVPVDCEKAIQEIMQKFGRIDGIVNNAGVNDGVGLENGNYERFVESLHKNLIHYYLIVHHALPALKASKGSIVNITSKTAETGQGGTSAYAAANGGRNALTREWAVELLKYGIRVNALIVAECYTPLYEKWIKTLPNPEETLAKINSKIPLENRMTTSEEIANMVVFLLSDKSSHTTGQLIHVDGGYVHLDRALL